In Amaranthus tricolor cultivar Red isolate AtriRed21 chromosome 5, ASM2621246v1, whole genome shotgun sequence, a genomic segment contains:
- the LOC130813362 gene encoding RNA exonuclease 4-like isoform X1: MMDYRSTKSSETSRNKCAACYRQFNKMEHLVDHMRTSFHSVHEPMCGVCKKHCISFESLREHLIGPLPKVECAKIFSTRGCNICLSIFDSPNTLRMHRGTCQLPRPNALVSRMTNLGIHDALKIDNARGGTLKVVALACKMVGGGSDGSLDICARVCLTDEYDNIIFHTYVSPQIPVTNYRCETTGIRPEYLRDAMPLKQVQRKIQDFLCNGEPVWKIRSRGGKARILVGHGLDHDLECLGMEYPSIMIRDTAKYPPLMKTSKLSNSLKYLTQAYLGYEIQTGFQDPYEDCVSTMRLYMRMRSQNHRAEEYPLASDPQNRNNFGQWREAELQRMTSEELLKISRADYYCWCLDIKGYA, encoded by the exons ATGATGGACTACAGATCAACCAAATCATCCGAGACTTCAAG GAACAAATGTGCTGCATGTTATAGACAATTTAACAAAATGGAGCACCTTGTGGATCATATGCGGACTTCTTTCCACTCAGTTCATGAACCCATGTGCGGTGTATGCAAGAAGCATTGTATATCCTTTGAATCACTCAGAGAACATCTTATTG GACCATTGCCAAAGGTTGAATGCGCAAAGATATTCAGCACCCGAGGATGCAACATATGCTTAAGCATCTTTGATAGCCCTAACACCCTAAGAATGCACCGAGGGACATGCCAACTCCCTCGCCCAAAT GCATTGGTTTCTCGCATGACAAACTTAGGAATACATGATGCATTGAAGATAGATAATGCTAGAGGAGGAACTCTAAAAGTAGTTGCACTTGCTTGTAAAATGGTAGGTGGTGGGAGTGATGGATCACTAGACATATGCGCTAGGGTTTGCTTAACTGATGAATATGATAACATCATTTTTCATACATATGTGAGCCCTCAAATTCCTGTCACTAACTACAG GTGTGAAACAACAGGAATTAGGCCTGAGTATTTGAGGGATGCTATGCCGCTGAAGCAAGTTCAAAGGAAGATTCAAGATTTCCTTTGCAATGGAGAACCTGTATGGAAAATTCGGTCTAGGGGAGGAAAAGCTAGGATTCTTGTAGGGCATGGACTAGATCATGACCTTGAGTGCTTAGGAATGGAATATCCTTCAATAATGATCAG GGACACGGCAAAATATCCTCCATTGATGAAAACAAGCAAGCTTAGCAACTCACTTAAATACCTAACACAAGCATACTTGGG TTATGAGATTCAAACTGGATTTCAAGACCCTTATGAAGACTGTGTTTCAACAATGAGACTCTACATGAGAATGAGATCTCAAAATCATAGAGCGGAAGAGTATCCATTAGCTAGTGATCCACAGAATCGTAACAATTTCGGGCAATGGAGGGAAGCCGAACTCCAGAGAATGACTTCAGAAGAACTCTTAAAGATTTCCAGAGCTGACTATTACTGCTGGTGTTTAGACATAAAGGGATATGCTTGA
- the LOC130813362 gene encoding RNA exonuclease 4-like isoform X2, with protein sequence MEHLVDHMRTSFHSVHEPMCGVCKKHCISFESLREHLIGPLPKVECAKIFSTRGCNICLSIFDSPNTLRMHRGTCQLPRPNALVSRMTNLGIHDALKIDNARGGTLKVVALACKMVGGGSDGSLDICARVCLTDEYDNIIFHTYVSPQIPVTNYRCETTGIRPEYLRDAMPLKQVQRKIQDFLCNGEPVWKIRSRGGKARILVGHGLDHDLECLGMEYPSIMIRDTAKYPPLMKTSKLSNSLKYLTQAYLGYEIQTGFQDPYEDCVSTMRLYMRMRSQNHRAEEYPLASDPQNRNNFGQWREAELQRMTSEELLKISRADYYCWCLDIKGYA encoded by the exons ATGGAGCACCTTGTGGATCATATGCGGACTTCTTTCCACTCAGTTCATGAACCCATGTGCGGTGTATGCAAGAAGCATTGTATATCCTTTGAATCACTCAGAGAACATCTTATTG GACCATTGCCAAAGGTTGAATGCGCAAAGATATTCAGCACCCGAGGATGCAACATATGCTTAAGCATCTTTGATAGCCCTAACACCCTAAGAATGCACCGAGGGACATGCCAACTCCCTCGCCCAAAT GCATTGGTTTCTCGCATGACAAACTTAGGAATACATGATGCATTGAAGATAGATAATGCTAGAGGAGGAACTCTAAAAGTAGTTGCACTTGCTTGTAAAATGGTAGGTGGTGGGAGTGATGGATCACTAGACATATGCGCTAGGGTTTGCTTAACTGATGAATATGATAACATCATTTTTCATACATATGTGAGCCCTCAAATTCCTGTCACTAACTACAG GTGTGAAACAACAGGAATTAGGCCTGAGTATTTGAGGGATGCTATGCCGCTGAAGCAAGTTCAAAGGAAGATTCAAGATTTCCTTTGCAATGGAGAACCTGTATGGAAAATTCGGTCTAGGGGAGGAAAAGCTAGGATTCTTGTAGGGCATGGACTAGATCATGACCTTGAGTGCTTAGGAATGGAATATCCTTCAATAATGATCAG GGACACGGCAAAATATCCTCCATTGATGAAAACAAGCAAGCTTAGCAACTCACTTAAATACCTAACACAAGCATACTTGGG TTATGAGATTCAAACTGGATTTCAAGACCCTTATGAAGACTGTGTTTCAACAATGAGACTCTACATGAGAATGAGATCTCAAAATCATAGAGCGGAAGAGTATCCATTAGCTAGTGATCCACAGAATCGTAACAATTTCGGGCAATGGAGGGAAGCCGAACTCCAGAGAATGACTTCAGAAGAACTCTTAAAGATTTCCAGAGCTGACTATTACTGCTGGTGTTTAGACATAAAGGGATATGCTTGA
- the LOC130813651 gene encoding LOW QUALITY PROTEIN: cytochrome P450 76A2-like (The sequence of the model RefSeq protein was modified relative to this genomic sequence to represent the inferred CDS: inserted 3 bases in 2 codons; substituted 1 base at 1 genomic stop codon), whose product MDILIDWPFSFKIWSILLVCVPIFAFFRQQKCRSTKQRLPPGPRGFPIVGNTFDLGTMPHRILAELGTKHGPLIWLRLGSQRVLVILTECAAAEFFKHHDLSFADCNINETMRVLDYDKGSMIPAPYGPHWRVMRKISVVEMLTSKRDILYTLTETASIGEKCVGEMIKWVEDAAGGTQEIQIGRFVFLAEFNLLGNLLLSKNLVDPSSAEGSXFFAAMNGLTQWTGLPNVADFFPWLKWLDLQGLKRKTKRDMGKVFEIATRFVRERIEENEMGRAGGTKEMLDVLLEFEGDGNEDPKKLSDHHINIFMLEFFMAGTESTTSXWALTELLANPDAMSEVKCELHQVIGQQRELHKADIDDLKYLQAVIKETLXLHQPVPFLVPRKAVEDVKLMGFDIPRGTQVFVNAWAIGRDPERWDDPLTFKPKRFLGSKIDYKGQHYGLIPFGAGRRMCAGVPLAHKMLDLILGALLHNFDWELENHITPETIDWERRIGLTARKLVPLKVIPKRSINRSK is encoded by the exons ATGGATATTTTA ATCGACTGGCCTTTCAGTTTTAAAATTTGGTCCATCCTACTCGTCTGCGTTCCAATTTTCGCCTTCTTCAGGCAACAAAAATGTCGCAGCACCAAGCAGCGGCTTCCACCAGGCCCACGTGGCTTTCCCATAGTTGGGAACACGTTCGATCTAGGGACAATGCCACACCGAATCTTAGCTGAACTAGGCACCAAGCACGGGCCACTCATATGGCTACGGCTAGGCAGTCAGAGAGTCCTGGTCATTCTCACAGAATGTGCAGCAGCCGAGTTTTTCAAGCACCATGACCTCTCTTTTGCTGACTGTAACATCAATGAGACGATGAGGGTGCTTGACTACGACAAGGGGTCGATGATTCCAGCCCCTTACGGACCCCACTGGCGAGTGATGAGGAAGATCAGTGTCGTTGAGATGTTGACTAGCAAACGC gatatcttatatactctaacagaaaCAGCATCTATCGGAGAAAAGTGTGTAGGTGAAATGATCAAGTGGGTAGAAGATGCTGCAGGAGGTACACAGGAGATTCAGATTGGTCGATTCGTATTCCTTGCAGAGTTTAACTTGCTCGGAAACCTATTACTGTCAAAGAATCTCGTGGATCCAAGTTCAGCTGAGGGATC GTTTTTTGCTGCTATGAATGGGCTGACTCAGTGGACTGGCCTTCCAAATGTTGCTGATTTTTTTCCTTGGCTAAAATGGTTGGATTTGCAGGGGCTAAAACGGAAGACTAAAAGAGATATGGGAAAAGTTTTTGAGATCGCGACACGGTTTGTGAGAGAACGAATCGAAGAGAACGAGATGGGCAGAGCGGGTGGGACAAAAGAGATGCTGGATGTGTTGCTGGAATTTGAGGGTGATGGAAATGAGGATCCTAAGAAGTTATCAGATCACCATATCAACATATTTATGTTG GAGTTTTTCATGGCCGGTACAGAATCGACAACCA ACTGGGCACTGACAGAGCTCCTTGCAAACCCTGATGCAATGTCTGAAGTCAAATGTGAGCTACATCAAGTTATAGGACAGCAAAGAGAGTTGCACAAGGCTGATATCGATGATCTCAAGTATTTACAAGCAGTGATCAAAGAAACACTTTGATTACATCAACCAGTCCCGTTTCTTGTGCCAAGAAAGGCGGTCGAAGATGTTAAATTAATGGGGTTTGACATACCGCGTGGCACACAAGTTTTTGTAAATGCATGGGCAATCGGAAGAGACCCAGAAAGGTGGGATGATCCATTGACATTCAAGCCTAAGAGATTTTTGGGGTCAAAAATTGATTATAAAGGACAACACTATGGACTAATTCCGTTTGGAGCAGGGAGAAGAATGTGTGCAGGGGTACCCCTAGCTCATAAAATGCTAGATCTCATATTAGGTGCATTGCTACATAATTTTGATTGGGAGCTTGAAAATCACATTACGCCTGAGACAATTGATTGGGAGCGTAGGATCGGATTGACAGCAAGAAAGTTAGTACCCTTAAAAGTGATACCAAAGAGAAGTATCAATCGTTCTAAGTAA
- the LOC130813861 gene encoding organelle RRM domain-containing protein 2, mitochondrial-like: MAFTHNLRGIFSGSSSAFPVLQSQLSSIRLNSTLTSPKLFISGLSKWTTDEKLIEAFAPFGQLVEAKVIVDRPTGISKGFGFVAYATIEQAQMAREQMNAKFLDGWVIFVDPAKAREPRSPPRFESQPQQTGFSVNKTVGWSRQ, encoded by the exons ATGGCATTTACTCACAATCTTCGTGGGATTTTCAGTGGATCTTCTTCTGCGTTCCCTGTTCTACAGTCGCAGCTCTCTTCTATTCGCCTCAATTCAACTCTCACTTCTCCCAAGCTCTTCATCAGCG GTCTTTCAAAGTGGACTACAGATGAAAAGCTCATAGAAGCATTTGCTCCCTTCGGACAACTAGTTGAAG CCAAAGTCATTGTAGATAGACCGACAGGGATATCGAAAGGATTTGGTTTTGTAGCATATGCTACTATAGAACAAGCCCAGATGGCTCGTGAACAAATGAACGCCAAGTTCTTGGATGGTTGGGTTATCTTTGTTGATCCTGCCAAAGCCAGGGAGCCTAGATCGCCCCCTCGATTTGAGTCACAACCTCAACAAACTGGCTTTTCTGTTAACAAGACTGTTGGATGGAGCAGGCAATAG